The following nucleotide sequence is from Terriglobia bacterium.
TCTGGACTTGCACACGGTACAGTGCAAAATTAGGCGATTCCGGCCAGAAAAATGACAAAAAATGGTGCAAAGGGGCTGCAATTCCATTCTGGATCATCTAACATAGTGCCCCTTCGTCTTGCTTTTTGATCGGAAAGCTTTCGTAAGACCGTCCCTGGCCGGATGACTGGAGAAGCCGCCACTTCCCAGGAGAAGTCCGACATGTTAAAGATCAGCAAGGCTGACTACGATCTGATCCGCTGGGAAGCCAAGCGCAGCTATCCCCATGAATGCTGTGGCATTCTGCTGGGCAATGTGGTGGAAGGGCACCGGCAGGTCACTTTGACCCTTACCTGTGAAAACATGCGGGTGGATTCACCCGCAGACCGCTACAGCATCAATCCGGAGCAGGTGATTGCCGCCCTGAAGCTGGCGCGCAGCCGCGGGGAAAGCATTATCGGGTTCTATCACTCACACCCGGACCATTCACCCAATTATTCGTCTACTGACCTTGCGGAAGCCCACTGGTTTGATTGTTCTTACGTGATAACCAGCGTCGAGAAGGGAACGCCTACCTCCACGGCCTCATTTGTCCTTGTGGGGTCGGAGGACAAGAAGACGTTCCAAGGGGAGAGCATTGAGATTGTGGCCAACCAGCGCTCGCCGGTCTATGCCACATGACATATAATAAGTCGATGGTTTCCCACGCATCATTGCCGCAGCGTCGAATGCCTGCCATGGCCCGATGTCTTATGCGGGCCTCCCGCCGCTAATTTACTGAAATCCTGCTCGATCATTCATGATTCGTTTTTCTTTTTTCTGAAAGGAAGTTTCCATGGCCATAACAATTGCCCCGCATGAGCCACCCGTATTGAGCAACGAGGAAGTTCTCCGCTATTCACGGCACCTGATCATGCCGGAAGTGGGTATGGAAGGCCAGCAGAAGCTCAAGGCCGCGCGCGTGCTTTGTATCGGGACAGGCGGCCTGGGATCGCCGCTGGCGCTGTACCTTTCCGCCGCCGGCGTGGGCACGCTGGGGCTGGTGGACTTTGACGTTGTCGATTTCACTAACCTGCAACGCCAGGTGATCCATTTCACCAGTGATGTTGGGCGACCCAAGTTGGAGTCGGCCAAGGAAAAGATCGCGTCCATCAATCCTTACGTCGATGTGAAGACCTTTGAAACGCGCCTCACCAGCCAGAACGCGCTGGAGATCTTTTCCGATTTTGACATCATCGTGGACGGAACGGACAATTTTCCGACGCGCTTTCTGGTGAATGATGCCTGCGTGTTTACCGGCAAGCCGAATGTGTATGGATCGATTTTCCGCTTTGAAGGCCAAGCCAGCGTTTTTGCCACCAAAGACGGGCCGTGCTATCGCTGCTTATATCCTGAGCCGCCGCCGCCGGGGCTGGTTCCTTCCTGCGCGGAAGGCGGAGTGTTGGGCATTCTTCCCGGATTAGTTGGCCTGATTCAGGCGACGGAAGCCATCAAGCTGATCCTGGGCGCGGGCCAGCCGCTGATCGGGCGTCTGCTGCTGGTAGACGCCATGGGCATGAAGTTTCGCGAGCTCAAGCTGCGCAAGAATCCTGACTGCGTGGTTTGCGGAACTAATCCCACTGTGACTAAACTCATTGATTACGAAGAGTTCTGCGGACTGCGAGGTCAAGAGAAACCAGTGAGCAACGGCGTACCTGAAATCAGCGTGGAAGAATTAAAACAGCGTCTTGACGCGAAGGAAGACTTTGTCCTGCTGGACGTGCGCGAACCGCACGAATACCAGATCTGCAACCTGAACGGTGTGCTGATTCCTCTGAACGACCTTCCGCGGCGCGTGCATGAATTGGATCCCAGCAAGGAGATGGTAGTGCATTGCCGGTCCGGAGCGCGCAGCGCTCGGGCCGTTGGCTTTCTGCAACATGCGGGATTCAAAGCAAAGAACTTGGCCGGCGGCATTCTTGCGTGGTCAGACCGCATTGATCCGAAGATGCCGAAATACTAGGCAGAACTTTGACTGGCGTAGCTCAAATGGCTGCGCCAGAGGTCCATTAGGCAGGAACAAGATAACGCCGCAAGTTAAATCGCAGGTTCGTCGTCTTCCTTTGCGTCCGCAATCTCTTCATCGCGGGGCGGAAGCTCAATATCTTCCATCTGCTTCTTCTTGGCCTTGTTGTTCAACTCGGCACGGCGTTCTTGTGACTGCCGGATCACCTCAGCAAAGCGGTTCTTCGATTCGTCGTGGGGAGGCTTCTTTTCCATGACAGATAGGATACACAAAGATGGCCGTTTATGGAGACGTTCACTTGCTCTATCCCGGCGCTCCTTCTATCGTTGTCTCATGCCGCAAGTGCAGAATGCGCCGCCCATTCCGGGACTACAGTCCGGCAGGAAGGCCGTGGTGGTTATCTTTGAAACCGACTGTCCCACCTGCCAGTTGGCGCTGCCCTATTTGAACTCGCTGCAGCGGGACTCAGTTCAGGTGATTGGGCTCTCGCAGGATGACGAGCGCTCGACGAACGAATTTATCCGCGAGCTGAAGATCTCCTATCCTGTGGAGTTAGACTCGGGGCTGAAGATTTCGCGGGCCTACGACCCGCAGAATGTTCCGACGTTTTATCTGCTCGACGAAAGTGGGCAGGTGCAACAGACGCTGGTGGGCTTTGATAAACAGGGCTTGAATGATCTGGCAGCGGCGTTGGGGCATTCACCGATCGCGCCAGCGGACGATGGCGCGCCTGCCTGGAAGCCGGGA
It contains:
- the moeB gene encoding molybdopterin-synthase adenylyltransferase MoeB; the encoded protein is MAITIAPHEPPVLSNEEVLRYSRHLIMPEVGMEGQQKLKAARVLCIGTGGLGSPLALYLSAAGVGTLGLVDFDVVDFTNLQRQVIHFTSDVGRPKLESAKEKIASINPYVDVKTFETRLTSQNALEIFSDFDIIVDGTDNFPTRFLVNDACVFTGKPNVYGSIFRFEGQASVFATKDGPCYRCLYPEPPPPGLVPSCAEGGVLGILPGLVGLIQATEAIKLILGAGQPLIGRLLLVDAMGMKFRELKLRKNPDCVVCGTNPTVTKLIDYEEFCGLRGQEKPVSNGVPEISVEELKQRLDAKEDFVLLDVREPHEYQICNLNGVLIPLNDLPRRVHELDPSKEMVVHCRSGARSARAVGFLQHAGFKAKNLAGGILAWSDRIDPKMPKY
- a CDS encoding M67 family metallopeptidase, with the protein product MLKISKADYDLIRWEAKRSYPHECCGILLGNVVEGHRQVTLTLTCENMRVDSPADRYSINPEQVIAALKLARSRGESIIGFYHSHPDHSPNYSSTDLAEAHWFDCSYVITSVEKGTPTSTASFVLVGSEDKKTFQGESIEIVANQRSPVYAT